The following proteins are encoded in a genomic region of Micromonospora olivasterospora:
- a CDS encoding NADH-quinone oxidoreductase subunit J, with the protein MTTQTVLAAAGGVSGGEEVTFWILAPLALIGAIGMIAARNAVHSALWLVLTMLCLGVFYVLQAGPFIGMVQIIVYTGAIMMLFLFVLMLVGRDASDSLIETLRGQRVAAVLLGLGFAGLVGTGLYRALDGVPAVGLEQANAEGNVQGIARLLFTKYVFAFELTSALLITAAVGAMVLAHIERRKQDKLDQPRTMRARFAPGNYPGPKPGPGVFATSSSVATPARLPDGKLSERSIPEILPARELTAEETSLKGTDR; encoded by the coding sequence ATGACCACGCAGACGGTGCTCGCCGCGGCGGGCGGGGTCTCCGGCGGCGAGGAGGTCACCTTCTGGATCCTCGCCCCGCTGGCGCTGATCGGCGCGATCGGCATGATCGCGGCACGCAACGCCGTGCACTCGGCGCTGTGGCTGGTGCTGACCATGCTCTGCCTGGGCGTGTTCTACGTGCTCCAGGCCGGACCGTTCATCGGCATGGTGCAGATCATCGTCTACACCGGCGCGATCATGATGCTCTTCCTGTTCGTGCTGATGCTGGTGGGCCGGGACGCCTCGGACTCGTTGATCGAGACGCTGCGCGGCCAGCGGGTCGCCGCCGTGCTGCTCGGCCTCGGCTTCGCCGGCCTGGTCGGCACCGGCCTCTACCGGGCGCTCGACGGCGTCCCGGCGGTCGGCCTGGAGCAGGCCAACGCCGAGGGGAACGTGCAGGGCATCGCCCGACTGCTGTTCACCAAGTACGTCTTCGCCTTCGAGCTGACCTCGGCCCTGCTGATCACGGCGGCGGTCGGCGCGATGGTGCTGGCCCACATCGAGCGGCGCAAACAGGACAAGCTCGACCAGCCGAGGACCATGCGGGCCCGCTTCGCCCCAGGCAACTACCCCGGCCCGAAGCCCGGCCCGGGTGTCTTCGCCACCTCCTCCTCGGTGGCCACGCCGGCCCGCCTGCCGGACGGCAAGCTGAGCGAGCGCAGCATCCCGGAGATCCTGCCGGCCCGGGAGCTGACGGCCGAGGAGACCTCGCTGAAGGGGACAGACCGGTGA
- the nuoK gene encoding NADH-quinone oxidoreductase subunit NuoK produces MTPDYYLVLAAVLFTIGAVGVLIRRNAIVLFMCVELMLNAANLTLVTFSRINGDLNGQIMAFFVMVVAAAEVVVGLAIIMSIFRTRRSASVDDANLLKY; encoded by the coding sequence ATGACCCCGGACTACTACCTGGTCCTCGCCGCGGTGCTGTTCACCATCGGCGCGGTGGGGGTGCTCATCCGGCGCAACGCGATCGTGCTGTTCATGTGCGTCGAGCTGATGCTGAACGCCGCCAACCTGACCCTGGTCACGTTCAGCCGGATCAACGGTGACCTGAACGGCCAGATCATGGCGTTCTTCGTGATGGTGGTGGCCGCGGCCGAGGTCGTGGTCGGCCTCGCGATCATCATGTCCATCTTCCGGACCCGGCGCTCCGCGAGCGTCGACGACGCCAACCTGCTCAAGTACTAA